The following are encoded in a window of Gossypium raimondii isolate GPD5lz chromosome 13, ASM2569854v1, whole genome shotgun sequence genomic DNA:
- the LOC105782800 gene encoding chaperone protein dnaJ 49, whose protein sequence is MDGNKDDALKCLKIGKDALDAGDRARALKFLTKARRLDPSLPIENLLSAAEGGKSDDQPASEPVGSAKDPSGSSPSKSSDQPSIRRRNIPNGSAASASASSPASAAGGTYTEEQFVIVKQIRKKKDYYEILGLEKSCSVDDIRKAYRKLSLKVHPDKNKAPGAEEAFKAVSKAFQCLSNEESRKKYDLVGSDEPVYERRASPFRGGGNGFSGFYDTDFDADEIFRNFFFGGMPPATTQFRSFNFGPGMGARMGDQGSTGFNIRMLIQLLPVLLILLFSFLPSSEPVFSLSRSYPYEYKFTTKNGVNYYVRSTKFEQDYPTNSVERVRIEERVERDYYSVLAQNCRFELQRQQWGFIRETPHCDLLEKFQSAAAAA, encoded by the coding sequence ATGGATGGCAACAAAGACGATGCTTTGAAATGCTTGAAAATCGGCAAAGATGCTTTGGACGCCGGAGATCGAGCCCGTGCCCTCAAATTCCTCACCAAAGCTCGTCGTCTTGACCCATCGCTTCCTATCGAGAATCTCTTATCTGCTGCGGAAGGAGGGAAATCTGACGATCAGCCGGCTTCGGAACCTGTTGGGTCTGCTAAAGATCCGTCTGGGTCTTCTCCATCTAAATCTTCTGATCAACCCTCGATTCGTCGGAGGAATATACCGAATGGATCGGCTGCGTCTGCTTCTGCTTCTTCTCCGGCGTCGGCGGCTGGGGGTACCTACACCGAAGAACAATTCGTAATCGTGAAGCAAATCAGGAaaaagaaggattattatgaGATTTTGGGGTTAGAGAAATCGTGTTCCGTTGATGATATTCGAAAAGCTTATCGGAAACTGTCTTTGAAAGTTCATCCCGATAAGAACAAAGCTCCCGGTGCTGAGGAAGCTTTTAAGGCGGTTTCGAAAGCGTTTCAGTGCCTAAGCAATGAAGAAAGTAGGAAAAAGTACGATCTTGTTGGATCAGATGAACCTGTTTATGAAAGGAGAGCTTCACCGTTCCGTGGCGGGGGCAATGGATTCAGCGGCTTTTACGATACTGATTTTGATGCCGATGAGATATTTAGAAACTTCTTCTTCGGTGGGATGCCTCCGGCGACGACCCAATTTCGAAGTTTCAATTTTGGGCCTGGAATGGGAGCTAGAATGGGGGATCAAGGCTCCACTGGATTCAACATCCGAATGTTGATTCAGTTGTTGCCGGTTCTTTTAATCCTCTTGTTTAGCTTTTTACCATCATCTGAGCCTGTTTTTTCACTGTCCAGGTCGTATCCTTATGAGTACAAGTTCACAACAAAGAATGGTGTGAACTATTATGTGAGGTCCACAAAATTTGAGCAGGATTATCCGACTAATAGTGTCGAGCGTGTAAGGATCGAGGAGCGTGTTGAGAGAGATTATTACTCTGTTTTGGCTCAGAATTGTAGGTTTGAGCTTCAGCGGCAGCAATGGGGATTTATCCGCGAGACGCCGCATTGTGATTTGTTGGAGAAGTTTCAGTCTGCTGCGGCGGCAGCTTAA
- the LOC105783901 gene encoding heme oxygenase 1, chloroplastic: MASLTSISQSHTLLKKPNFTPSIPHNLSSSFTPRDFLFSKTQSFKLPQMASRSYVVSASTTETPRKRYPGEAKGFVEEMRFVAMKLHTKEQAKEGEKEVKQPEEHSVRKWEPSIDGYLKFLVDSKLVYDTLESIIDKAAFPIYAEFRNTGLERSEKLAKDLQWFEEQGYAIPKPSSPGITYAEYLKEISDKDPQAFICHFYNTYFAHSAGGRMIGKKVAQQILNNRELEFYKWDGDLSQLLQNVRDKLNKVAESWTRDEKNHCLEETEKSFKHSGEILRLILS, translated from the exons ATGGCGTCTCTGACCTCAATTTCCCAATCCCACACTCTTCTCAAAAAACCCAACTTCACACCCTCTATTCCTCACAATTTGTCTTCCAGTTTCACCCCTCGGGACTTCCTGTTTTCCAAAACGCAGTCGTTTAAACTCCCCCAGATGGCTTCCCGGAGCTACGTCGTGTCGGCCTCGACGACGGAGACACCACGGAAGAGGTATCCTGGAGAGGCTAAAGGGTTCGTGGAGGAGATGAGGTTCGTGGCTATGAAATTGCATACCAAAGAGCAAGCTAAGGAAGGTGAAAAGGAAGTGAAACAGCCCGAAGAACATTCCGTACGGAAATGGGAGCCAAGCATCGATGGGTACTTGAAATTCCTTGTGGATAGTAAGCTGGTTTATGATACTCTTGAATCTATCATTGACAAGGCTGCTTTTCCTATCT ATGCTGAATTCCGAAATACCGGATTGGAAAGGTCTGAAAAACTGGCAAAAGATTTACAGTGGTTCGAAGAGCAAGGTTATGCCATTCCCAAACCATCTTCTCCCGGTATTACCTATGCTGAGTATCTTAAAGAAATATCCGACAAGGATCCTCAAGCGTTCATATGCCATTTCTACAACACGTATTTTGCCCACTCAGCTGGTGGTCGGATGATTGGAAAGAAG GTAGCTCAGCAGATACTTAACAACAGGGAGTTGGAATTTTATAAATGGGACGGTGACCTTTCTCAACTGTTACAGAATGTCCGGGATAAGCTGAATAAAGTAGCTGAG AGCTGGACTAGAGACGAGAAGAACCATTGTTTGGAAGAAACGGAGAAATCTTTCAAGCATTCAGGGGAGATCCTTCGACTGATATTGTCTTAA
- the LOC105784077 gene encoding protein BUNDLE SHEATH DEFECTIVE 2, chloroplastic — protein sequence MANSVCFTSVCSFSTPNKPGIIINDSIPRKVIGVNEVFKSSKGARFQSLEAKAVDDNQRAKPKSIVCADCDGNGAKQCSQCKGTGVNSVDHYNGRFKAGGLCWLCRGKREILCGDCNGAGFIGGFMSTFDD from the exons atgGCTAACTCTGTATGTTTCACTTCAGTTTGTTCCTTCAGCACTCCCAATAAACCAG GGATAATTATTAATGATTCTATCCCAAGGAAGGTTATTGGGGTAAATGAAGTGTTTAAGAGCTCCAAAGGTGCCAGATTTCAATCTTTAGAGGCCAAG GCTGTAGATGATAATCAAAGAGCTAAACCGAAGAGCATTGTTTGCGCTGATTGTGACGGAAATG GTGCCAAACAGTGTTCTCAATGCAAAGGTACCGGAGTGAATTCCGTTGATCACTACAATGGACGATTTAAAGCTGGTGGATTGTGTTGGCTTTGCAG GGGGAAAAGGGAGATTTTATGTGGAGACTGCAATGGAGCTGGTTTCATTGGTGGATTTATGAGCACATTTGATGACTGA